Proteins from a genomic interval of Gadus morhua chromosome 19, gadMor3.0, whole genome shotgun sequence:
- the cdc26 gene encoding anaphase-promoting complex subunit CDC26, whose translation MLRRKPTRLELKMDDTEEFESIKKELENRKRQREEVSCPSGGGASDGEPHPLRADVINERIGFKPTPKMAAPPTFFGNL comes from the exons ATGTTGCGTCGCAAGCCCACCCGCTTGGAGCTCAAGATGGATGACACAGAGGAGTTTGAGAGCATCAAGAAAGAGCTGGAG AACAGGAAGCGTCAGCGTGAGGAGGTGTCCTGCCCCTCGGGGGGCGGGGCGTCAGACGGGGAGCCCCACCCCTTGCGGGCCGACGTCATCAATGAGCGAATAGGCTTCAAGCCGACGCCCAAGATGGCCGCACCGCCCACCTTCTTTGGGAACTTGTAG
- the slc31a1 gene encoding high affinity copper uptake protein 1, whose product MDHAHHSGMNHSRMAMDHSGMDHSAMDHSAMDHSKMDHSTGKMGHHMMAMTFNFDYTNVELLFSGLVINSAGAMAGACVVVFLLALLYEGLKIGREALLRRSQVNVRYNSMPVPGGEGTVLVETHKTVGQRMLSVPHLVQTLLHVLQVSVSYLLMLIFMTYNGFLCIAVALGAGAGYFLFSWRKAVVVDITEHCH is encoded by the exons ATGGACCACGCACACCACAGCGGAATGAACCACAGCAGAATGGCGATGGATCACAGTGGGATGGACCACAGCGCCATGGACCACAGCGCCATGGACCACAGCAAGATGGACCACAGCACCGGGAAGATGGGTCACCATATGATG GCGATGACCTTCAACTTCGACTACACCAACGTGGAGCTCCTCTTCTCCGGATTGGTCATCAACTCAGCAGGAG CGATGGCGGGGGCCTGCGTGGTTGTGTTCTTATTGGCTCTGCTGTACGAGGGGCTGAAGATCGGTCGCGAGGCGTTGCTCCGGCGCAGTCAGGTCAACGTCCGCTACAACTCCATGCCGGtccctggaggggaggggacggtGCTGGTGGAGACCCACAAGACTGTCGG CCAGCGGATGCTGAGTGTGCCTCACCTGGTCCAGACGCTGCTGCACGTGCTCCAGGTCAGCGTGTCCTACCTGCTCATGCTGATCTTCATGACCTACAACGGCTTCCTGTGCATCGCCGTGGCCCTCGGCGCGGGAGCCGGCTACTTCCTGTTCAGCTGGCGCAAAGCGGTGGTCGTTGACATCACGGAGCACTGTCACTAA